The following coding sequences lie in one bacterium genomic window:
- a CDS encoding zf-HC2 domain-containing protein, producing the protein MDCREIIKLISDYIDKEIEQTKKEILEEHIKICKKCESILNTTEKTLFLSRKIYKNKKIPKKIEKTLYYQIRIRYKK; encoded by the coding sequence ATGGATTGCAGAGAGATTATAAAACTTATATCTGACTACATTGATAAAGAAATAGAACAGACAAAAAAAGAAATACTTGAAGAACATATTAAAATCTGCAAAAAATGTGAATCTATTTTAAATACTACTGAAAAAACCTTATTCCTTTCAAGAAAGATTTATAAAAATAAAAAAATCCCAAAAAAAATAGAAAAGACACTTTATTATCAAATAAGAATAAGATATAAAAAGTGA
- a CDS encoding Hsp20/alpha crystallin family protein produces MAKLARWNPIKEVLDLRDDFDRLIDRFFSKDFDIWEGPRPFDVDIYEEADNVVVKAEIPGMNKEDITVSLTEDTVTISGKKAEEKKIEKENYFRKEIRTGSFSRSFTLPCAVDKEKVKATYKNGILEIVLPKSEKAKEKEIKVEVE; encoded by the coding sequence ATGGCAAAACTCGCAAGATGGAATCCAATAAAAGAAGTTCTTGATTTAAGAGATGATTTTGACAGATTAATTGATAGATTCTTCTCAAAAGATTTTGATATTTGGGAAGGACCGAGACCTTTTGATGTAGACATATATGAGGAGGCAGATAATGTTGTTGTAAAAGCAGAAATCCCGGGTATGAATAAGGAAGACATCACTGTTTCACTGACCGAGGATACAGTTACCATATCCGGGAAAAAAGCAGAGGAAAAGAAGATAGAAAAAGAAAATTATTTCAGAAAAGAAATCCGCACAGGAAGTTTCTCCAGAAGTTTTACTCTTCCATGTGCAGTGGATAAGGAAAAAGTAAAAGCCACTTACAAAAATGGCATCCTTGAGATAGTCCTTCCCAAATCAGAAAAAGCAAAGGAAAAAGAAATAAAGGTAGAAGTTGAATAA
- the trxB gene encoding thioredoxin-disulfide reductase, whose amino-acid sequence MKKVITIGAGPAGLSAGIFLCRDKIPTLIIEKLSPGGNMLLTEIIENYPGFPDGISGFALAENMRKQFLKFGGEIKTGEVEKIELKDNEKIVIMRNGEILKCDVLIIASGSSRKKLNVKGEEELMGKGVSYCAICDGAFFRNKDVAVVGGGDSALEESIYLTRFANTVYLIHRRENLRGKRYLQEEVKNNKKIKLILPYIVREIKGKEKVEKLILQNTKNEEIIDLKVDGIFISAGQKPNTEFLNGIVKTDDNGFIIVNEKMETNVPGIYACGDVIKKSLYQIITAASEGMIAAFFAEKYLEKL is encoded by the coding sequence ATGAAAAAAGTAATAACAATTGGTGCTGGACCTGCCGGGCTTTCTGCGGGTATTTTTTTGTGCAGGGATAAAATCCCGACATTAATTATTGAGAAACTTTCTCCTGGTGGAAATATGCTTCTTACAGAAATTATAGAAAACTATCCCGGTTTTCCTGATGGAATAAGTGGTTTTGCGCTGGCAGAAAATATGAGAAAACAATTTTTAAAATTTGGTGGAGAAATAAAAACAGGAGAAGTTGAAAAAATTGAATTAAAAGATAATGAAAAAATAGTTATAATGAGAAATGGAGAAATATTAAAATGTGATGTTCTTATAATCGCCTCAGGTTCTTCAAGAAAAAAATTAAATGTGAAGGGAGAAGAAGAACTCATGGGAAAAGGAGTATCTTACTGTGCAATATGTGATGGTGCTTTCTTCAGGAATAAAGATGTTGCTGTTGTTGGTGGAGGAGATTCTGCACTTGAAGAAAGTATATATTTAACAAGATTCGCAAATACAGTTTATCTTATACACAGAAGAGAAAATTTAAGAGGAAAAAGATACTTACAGGAAGAAGTAAAAAACAATAAAAAGATAAAACTTATATTACCTTACATTGTTAGAGAAATAAAAGGAAAAGAGAAAGTGGAGAAATTGATTTTGCAGAATACTAAAAATGAGGAAATTATTGATTTAAAAGTTGACGGTATTTTTATTTCAGCAGGACAAAAACCAAATACAGAATTCTTAAATGGAATTGTAAAAACGGATGATAATGGATTTATAATAGTTAATGAAAAAATGGAAACAAATGTACCTGGAATTTATGCATGTGGAGATGTAATTAAAAAATCATTATATCAGATAATAACAGCAGCAAGTGAAGGAATGATTGCTGCTTTCTTTGCAGAAAAATATCTTGAAAAACTATAG
- a CDS encoding radical SAM protein — protein sequence MKIPLPYSGGIILSYQCNLSCIHCLYNCRKNWMEWIDIDKFEKCLKILKNISSFVSLHLTGGEPFINFPLLLEAVKLTKKYEIPFFVETNCYWAKNEEVAEEKLKKIKEGGLNSIMLSYSVFYLNKVPVENFEIAMKKSFEIFGMENVSFYTIDAYRIIKEKGIRGTMNFEDCLKIIGQEKFINFLKNYIVPKGKFLYTLENWFVKFKAEKFKGANCIGEFLNPYHIHIDLYGNYITSFCSGITPGKFEEVLKNGINTGDKILNFLMTDIYDLLLWAESYGYKRKDGYINKCHLCLDIRKFLIENKFKFDSLKPEEFYNYL from the coding sequence ATGAAAATACCTCTTCCTTATTCAGGAGGTATTATACTTTCATATCAATGTAATCTATCTTGTATACACTGCTTATATAATTGTAGGAAAAACTGGATGGAATGGATAGATATAGATAAATTTGAAAAATGTTTAAAAATATTGAAAAACATATCTTCTTTTGTCTCCTTGCATTTAACAGGAGGAGAACCATTTATCAATTTTCCCCTTTTGCTTGAAGCAGTAAAGTTGACAAAAAAATATGAAATCCCGTTTTTTGTTGAGACAAATTGTTACTGGGCAAAGAATGAAGAAGTTGCTGAAGAAAAATTAAAAAAAATAAAAGAAGGAGGACTTAATTCTATTATGTTAAGTTATTCAGTATTCTACCTCAATAAAGTACCTGTTGAAAATTTTGAAATTGCCATGAAAAAAAGTTTTGAAATTTTTGGAATGGAAAATGTGAGTTTTTACACTATTGATGCATACAGGATTATTAAAGAAAAGGGTATAAGGGGAACCATGAATTTTGAAGATTGTTTAAAAATTATTGGACAGGAAAAATTTATCAATTTTCTTAAAAATTATATTGTACCAAAAGGAAAATTTTTGTATACACTGGAAAACTGGTTTGTTAAATTTAAGGCAGAAAAGTTTAAAGGAGCAAACTGTATTGGTGAATTTCTTAATCCTTATCATATTCATATAGACCTTTATGGAAATTATATAACAAGTTTTTGTTCTGGAATAACTCCTGGAAAATTTGAAGAAGTTTTGAAAAATGGAATAAATACAGGTGATAAAATTTTAAACTTTCTTATGACTGATATTTATGATTTACTTTTATGGGCTGAAAGTTATGGTTATAAAAGAAAGGATGGTTATATTAATAAGTGTCATCTATGTCTTGATATAAGGAAATTTTTAATTGAAAATAAATTTAAATTTGATTCGCTCAAACCAGAAGAATTTTATAATTACCTATAG
- a CDS encoding aminodeoxychorismate/anthranilate synthase component II: MVLMIDNYDSFVYNLVQYFGELGEKIIVYRNDVSIKKIERIKFDRIVISPGPKRPENAGISCEIIEKFKDKFPILGVCLGHQCIGYVFGGKITYAKKLMHGKTSLIYHNGKDIFEGIENPFVATRYHSLVIEKESLPNSLEITAWTEDDEIMGVRHKEYKIFGVQFHPESILTEEGKKILKNFLEIK; the protein is encoded by the coding sequence ATGGTACTCATGATAGATAATTACGATTCTTTTGTTTATAACCTTGTTCAGTATTTCGGAGAACTTGGAGAAAAAATTATAGTTTATAGAAATGATGTGAGTATTAAAAAAATTGAAAGGATAAAATTTGATAGAATTGTTATTTCTCCGGGACCTAAAAGACCTGAAAATGCGGGAATTTCATGTGAAATAATAGAAAAATTTAAGGATAAATTTCCTATACTCGGGGTATGTCTTGGACATCAGTGTATTGGATATGTTTTTGGGGGCAAGATTACCTATGCTAAAAAACTTATGCACGGGAAAACATCTTTAATTTATCATAATGGAAAAGATATTTTTGAGGGAATTGAAAATCCTTTTGTTGCTACAAGATATCATTCACTTGTAATAGAAAAAGAAAGTTTACCCAATTCTCTTGAAATAACAGCATGGACAGAAGATGATGAAATCATGGGGGTAAGACATAAAGAGTACAAAATTTTTGGTGTACAGTTTCATCCTGAATCAATTTTAACAGAAGAAGGGAAAAAAATTCTAAAAAATTTTTTGGAAATAAAATGA
- the trpE gene encoding anthranilate synthase component I, which translates to MEIFPDFEEFKSLSKKVNVIPFHTWFLADFETPVTSFLKIAKGSYNFLLESAEQEEKTGRYSFIGSYPEIIIKGKENRVEITDYTKGIIEKFEEKNSLKIIDDFLKKYSTVKIKPLPSFTGGFVGFVSYDYVRNIEKIPQICKDDLSIPDFIFFFPKKLIIFDHFKRKIFLITNVFVEKNKTLKQIYDEGKENLLKFTGEFFKSFKVIERKVEEKNDDFKSNFKKEEFLKNVEKVKKYIFEGDIIQAVISQRWEREIDTEVFKIYRALRSLNPSPYMFYLELGDLKLIGSSPEILVKLENGIANVRPIAGTRPRGKDEKEEKKLEEELVNDEKEKAEHIMLVDLGRNDLGKVCYPGTVRVTELMKIEKYSHVMHLVSNVEGKLMKNKSSVDLFNSTFPAGTLTGAPKIRAMEIIEELEGVRRGPYGGAVGYFSLQKSMDFCITIRTFIIKGKKIYIQAGAGIVADSVPEKEYEETENKAKALIESYNFSKRI; encoded by the coding sequence ATGGAGATATTTCCTGATTTTGAAGAATTTAAAAGTTTGAGTAAAAAAGTAAATGTAATTCCTTTTCATACATGGTTTCTTGCTGATTTTGAAACGCCTGTTACTTCTTTTTTAAAAATTGCAAAAGGAAGTTATAATTTTCTTCTTGAAAGCGCTGAGCAAGAAGAAAAAACAGGTAGATATTCTTTTATTGGCTCATATCCTGAAATAATAATCAAGGGAAAGGAAAATAGAGTAGAAATTACAGATTATACAAAAGGGATAATTGAAAAGTTTGAGGAAAAAAATTCTTTAAAGATAATAGATGACTTTTTAAAAAAATATTCTACAGTTAAAATCAAACCCCTTCCTTCTTTTACAGGTGGTTTTGTTGGATTTGTTTCTTATGACTATGTGAGAAATATAGAGAAAATTCCACAGATATGTAAGGATGACCTTTCAATTCCTGATTTTATTTTCTTTTTCCCAAAGAAATTGATAATTTTTGACCATTTTAAAAGGAAAATTTTTTTAATAACAAATGTATTTGTTGAAAAGAATAAAACTTTAAAACAGATTTATGATGAAGGAAAAGAGAATCTTTTAAAATTTACAGGTGAATTTTTTAAATCATTTAAAGTAATTGAAAGGAAAGTTGAAGAGAAAAATGATGATTTTAAAAGCAATTTTAAAAAGGAAGAATTTTTGAAAAATGTTGAGAAGGTGAAAAAATATATTTTTGAAGGAGATATAATTCAGGCGGTTATTTCTCAGAGATGGGAAAGAGAAATTGATACAGAGGTTTTTAAAATATACAGGGCATTGAGAAGTTTGAATCCATCTCCATATATGTTTTATCTTGAACTTGGAGATTTAAAATTGATTGGTTCTTCTCCTGAAATACTTGTAAAACTTGAAAATGGAATTGCAAATGTCAGACCAATTGCAGGGACAAGACCGAGAGGAAAAGATGAAAAAGAAGAAAAAAAACTTGAAGAAGAATTGGTGAATGATGAAAAAGAGAAAGCAGAACATATTATGCTTGTTGACCTTGGAAGAAATGACCTCGGTAAGGTTTGCTATCCAGGAACTGTTAGGGTTACAGAGTTGATGAAAATAGAAAAATATTCTCATGTTATGCATCTTGTTTCAAATGTAGAAGGTAAATTGATGAAAAACAAAAGTTCTGTTGATTTATTCAATTCAACTTTTCCAGCAGGTACATTAACAGGAGCGCCAAAAATAAGAGCAATGGAGATTATAGAAGAGTTAGAGGGAGTTAGAAGGGGGCCTTATGGAGGTGCTGTTGGTTATTTCAGTTTACAGAAGAGTATGGATTTCTGTATAACTATAAGGACATTTATAATTAAGGGTAAAAAAATATATATACAGGCGGGTGCAGGAATTGTTGCTGATTCTGTTCCTGAGAAAGAATATGAAGAAACGGAAAATAAAGCAAAAGCACTTATTGAAAGTTATAATTTTTCAAAAAGGATATAA
- a CDS encoding L,D-transpeptidase family protein codes for MKRKQVLVIFLFFFFFLIKESEPFLIKKPEEKARRYFKLSLEEYRKAIKQNPNNNEIIEEYIKILESTVGKTEAKIELALIFKEINLQPRVSEILLEISLFDRKNALSYIEKRIEKSQDIREKINLYYIATELSPQNPIYWYNLGKLLLGINREEEGISALEKAYNYNLKDVSLFYYLSLYYLNKGDYKKAKEYIEEGLAISDDINLHKILLKIYLAQNNKGMAISEREKIKNLLAVREEKKIEEKKEEKITKKEKIEGLNPYSFINVSKNEQKLYIVSFDGYTFKEIKEFKCTTGTEKGDKEKKGDKRTPEGTYLLTSKIEPPNLPSKYGIAAFPLNYPNPIDLRLNKDGNGIWFHATPIERPPYNSEGCIVVNDGDMKQIMPYIKTGETFICISQDKLFNKFEYIKEIKETVERWKNAWESKNIEEYIKFYDDEFLTGGKNKKEWRLYKERINKGKKYISIELSDLQILPYGEKKFGLMAISFFKQNYTSDNFSSKTRKILYLVKRNGNWKIICEQTL; via the coding sequence ATGAAACGAAAACAGGTACTTGTTATTTTTCTATTTTTTTTCTTTTTTCTTATTAAAGAGAGTGAACCATTTTTAATAAAAAAGCCAGAAGAAAAAGCGAGAAGATATTTTAAACTTTCTCTTGAAGAATACAGAAAAGCGATAAAACAGAATCCAAATAATAATGAAATAATAGAAGAATATATAAAGATTCTGGAAAGTACTGTTGGAAAGACAGAAGCAAAAATAGAACTGGCTTTAATTTTTAAAGAAATAAATTTACAACCAAGGGTTTCTGAAATTTTACTTGAAATCTCGCTTTTTGACAGGAAAAATGCGCTATCTTATATAGAAAAGAGAATAGAAAAAAGTCAGGATATAAGGGAAAAAATTAATCTTTATTATATTGCAACAGAACTTTCTCCTCAAAATCCAATTTACTGGTATAATCTCGGTAAATTACTTCTGGGGATTAATAGAGAAGAAGAGGGAATTTCAGCACTTGAAAAGGCATATAATTACAATTTAAAAGATGTATCCCTTTTTTATTACCTTTCCCTTTATTATCTTAATAAGGGAGATTATAAAAAAGCAAAAGAATATATTGAAGAAGGACTTGCAATTTCTGATGATATTAATCTTCATAAAATACTTCTGAAAATATATCTTGCTCAAAATAATAAAGGAATGGCGATATCAGAAAGGGAAAAAATTAAAAATTTACTTGCTGTTAGAGAAGAAAAGAAAATAGAGGAGAAAAAAGAAGAAAAAATAACGAAAAAGGAAAAGATTGAAGGTTTAAATCCATATAGCTTTATAAATGTGTCAAAAAATGAGCAGAAATTATATATTGTTTCATTTGATGGATATACTTTTAAAGAAATAAAAGAATTTAAATGTACTACCGGAACAGAAAAAGGGGATAAGGAGAAAAAAGGAGATAAAAGGACACCTGAGGGTACTTACCTTTTAACATCAAAAATAGAACCGCCAAATCTACCTTCAAAATACGGGATTGCCGCCTTTCCTCTTAATTATCCAAATCCAATAGATTTAAGATTGAATAAAGACGGAAATGGTATATGGTTTCATGCTACACCAATAGAGAGACCGCCTTACAATAGTGAAGGTTGTATTGTTGTTAATGATGGTGATATGAAACAGATAATGCCATACATTAAAACAGGAGAAACTTTTATCTGTATTTCACAGGATAAATTGTTTAATAAATTTGAGTATATTAAGGAGATAAAAGAAACAGTGGAAAGATGGAAAAATGCATGGGAAAGTAAAAATATAGAGGAATATATAAAATTTTATGATGATGAATTTTTAACAGGAGGAAAGAATAAAAAGGAATGGAGATTATACAAGGAAAGAATTAATAAAGGAAAAAAATATATAAGTATTGAACTTTCTGATTTACAGATTTTACCCTATGGGGAAAAGAAATTTGGACTGATGGCAATCTCTTTTTTCAAACAGAATTATACATCAGATAATTTTTCTTCAAAAACAAGAAAAATTCTTTATCTTGTTAAAAGAAATGGAAATTGGAAGATAATCTGTGAACAGACACTTTAA
- a CDS encoding ferredoxin: MKVRIDKELCTGCGLCVDICPEVFEMGETVSTVKLTNVPSELEEKVKEAAESCPVEAIIIE, translated from the coding sequence ATGAAAGTACGAATTGATAAAGAACTCTGTACTGGTTGCGGGTTATGTGTTGATATCTGTCCGGAAGTTTTTGAAATGGGTGAAACAGTTTCAACTGTAAAATTGACAAATGTTCCTTCTGAACTTGAGGAAAAAGTAAAGGAAGCCGCAGAAAGTTGTCCTGTAGAGGCAATAATAATAGAATGA
- a CDS encoding winged helix-turn-helix domain-containing protein, whose translation MITEIGIVAGEIWQYLEKYNETTLTKLIEITGRDRDLLIMGLGWLAREGHIILTKKDTDYRIVLRKKD comes from the coding sequence ATGATAACTGAAATAGGAATAGTGGCAGGAGAAATATGGCAGTATCTTGAAAAATATAATGAAACCACTCTGACTAAATTAATTGAGATAACAGGAAGGGATAGGGATTTACTGATAATGGGATTGGGGTGGCTTGCAAGAGAAGGACATATTATTCTTACTAAAAAAGATACTGACTACAGAATAGTTTTAAGGAAAAAGGATTGA
- a CDS encoding energy transducer TonB — protein sequence MRTNSIFLKAIFISFSIHILGLSLFSIVLPGPLKKIKPIEVVIYPSLETRQIRENINFVSKKIEENIGSQKIKTEEEVPSMNIKNITSKDIVGEKEYITPVKLDLDVEKAEYKISSLSLPVPVLNLPQNNPSEDLIEGPAGSRKIIYREKIDYPLWAQQKGIEGKVKIKFWVNPEGKIFNTEISLSSGNPEIDFYAERKFKKWLFESVESEKDVWGIITLVFKLK from the coding sequence ATGAGAACAAATTCCATTTTTCTTAAAGCAATTTTTATAAGTTTTTCTATTCATATTCTTGGGCTATCTCTTTTTTCTATTGTACTGCCAGGCCCTCTAAAAAAAATAAAACCAATAGAAGTTGTTATTTATCCTTCTCTGGAAACAAGACAAATCAGGGAAAATATTAATTTTGTTTCAAAAAAGATAGAGGAGAACATAGGTAGTCAAAAAATTAAAACAGAAGAGGAAGTCCCTTCAATGAATATTAAAAATATTACATCAAAGGATATTGTTGGCGAAAAAGAATATATAACTCCTGTGAAACTTGACCTTGATGTTGAAAAAGCAGAATATAAAATAAGTTCATTATCATTACCAGTACCAGTTTTAAATCTTCCACAGAATAATCCTTCTGAAGATTTGATAGAAGGACCGGCAGGTTCAAGAAAAATTATATACAGGGAAAAAATTGATTATCCACTGTGGGCTCAACAAAAAGGAATAGAGGGGAAAGTAAAGATAAAATTCTGGGTGAATCCGGAAGGAAAAATATTTAATACAGAAATTTCTTTATCTTCGGGTAATCCGGAAATTGATTTCTATGCTGAAAGAAAATTTAAAAAATGGTTATTTGAATCTGTGGAAAGTGAAAAAGATGTCTGGGGAATTATAACATTAGTTTTTAAACTCAAATGA
- a CDS encoding biopolymer transporter ExbD yields the protein MRFKRHCEIVKGEINLTPMVDVVFQLIIFFMLSSSFIMQPGIKIKLPKAETTDIIKQREIFVNITEEGKIYFKGKVVNLSEFEKELKEELKNRKENIILIVKADKDTKHGIVVSVMDKARSCGIEKIAVATMPEF from the coding sequence ATGAGGTTCAAAAGGCACTGTGAGATAGTAAAAGGGGAGATAAATCTTACTCCTATGGTAGATGTTGTTTTCCAGTTGATTATATTTTTTATGTTAAGTTCAAGTTTTATTATGCAGCCCGGAATAAAAATAAAGTTACCAAAAGCAGAAACTACAGACATAATAAAACAGAGAGAGATTTTTGTTAATATTACAGAAGAAGGGAAAATTTATTTTAAAGGGAAGGTTGTTAATCTTTCAGAATTTGAAAAAGAATTAAAAGAGGAATTAAAGAATAGAAAAGAAAATATAATACTTATTGTTAAAGCAGATAAGGATACAAAACACGGAATAGTTGTTAGTGTTATGGATAAGGCAAGAAGTTGTGGCATTGAAAAAATCGCAGTTGCAACAATGCCAGAATTTTAA